Sequence from the Catenuloplanes indicus genome:
ACGCCAGGTCTATCAGGGTGTCGATGCCGGCCAGGGACATCACGCGGCGCAGGCGTGGGCTCGGGTGCAGGGTCAGTGGCACGCCGGCGGCACCGGCCGCGCGCCACGCCGCGATCAGTGCGGCCAGGCCGCGCGAGTCGCAGAACGAGACCGCGGCACCGTCGATCAGCAGGTGCGTGGGCGTGGTCGCGACCGCGTCGAGCAGCGCGCGTTGCAGCGCCGGCGCGGTCGCGCCGTCGATCTCGCCGTCCACGTGGACGGTCAGTCCGCCGTCCGGCCGGTCACTGCGTCGCAGCATCAGGTCCGTCATGTCTGCCTTCGGTCGTCTCCCGGGCCGGGCGGGGTCCAGTCCAGGCAGACCGCGACCGCGTCGTCGACCGTCTCACCGCCGATGAACGCGCGGAGGTCACCGATCACCGAGCGGACCGCGGCCAGCGGGGACAGCGCGCCGCTGCGGGCCAGGAACCGGTCCAGCAGGTTCTCGCCGTACCGGGTGCCGCGCGCGGTGGCGTCCACGATGCCGTCGCTGACCACGAACAGCCGGTCGCCGGGCTCCAGCGTGAACGTCTGCGTGGCGTACATGGTGCCGTCGAACATGCCGAGCGGGTCCTGCGCCTCCAGCGCCACCGGGCTTATCTCGCCGCCGCGCAGCCGCAGCAGCCGCGGTGAGCCCGCGTCGACCGCGGTCACCACGCCGGTCCTCAGGTCCAGGTCCAGCAGCAGCGCGTCTATGTGCTGCGCACCCCGGTGGTAGGAGTAGATCGCCTGGTCCGCGAGCGTGGCCTGGTCCGCCACGTCCAGCCCGGCCCGGCGCGCGTTGCGCAGCGCGTTCATCGCCAGGCAGGTCAGCGTGGCCGCGGCCACCCCCTCGCCGTGCCCGTTTATCACCACGACCTGCAGCCGGTCCAGGTCGTCGGACCAGTCGAACGTGTCGCCGCGCACCGCGTACGCCGGCTCCAGCTGCCCGGCCAGCGCGAACGCCGGTCCGGTGCGGCCCCGGCCGGGGAGCAGCCCCCACTGCATCTCGGCCGCGAGCGTGAGCCGTTTCGTGCGGGCGGCCACCGCGTACCGGTCGGTGCCCTCGCGGGCCGCGGCCAGCGAGTGCCCGAGCAGGTCCGCGATCTCGGCCAGTTCCGCGCGCAGCCGCGGGTCGTCCGGCGCGGGCGTGATCCGGACGACGCCGAGCCGGTCGCCGCGGACCGCGACCGGGAGCCACAGCGCCGCGCCGTCCACCACCTCGGCCAGGTGGTCGAAGGCACGCCAGGCCGGTGCGCCGGGGTGCGTGACGGCCGGGCCGCCGTCCAGCGGCACCAGCTCGCTGAGCCGGTAGTCGACCTGGAACAGCTCGAGCGCGGCGACCGCGTACTGCTCGGTCAGGTATTCCGACAGGTGTTCCACGATCTGGTGGGCCGGTGCCGACATCAGCGTCCGCTGGGCACCGATCAGACGATCGTGCATCGTGTCTCCCGGGGGCGAACGAGGATACTCTTGCCTGCACCATGGCTTCCGACCGTGATCCGGACGTGGCCGCCGCCGTCGACGCGGCGGCGGACGGGCTGCTGACCGCGTTCGACGACGATCTGCCCCAGCCGCTGTCCGCGTCCCAGTTGCGCGCGGTGCTCGCGCTGGAGTCGCTGCCCGGCGGTGTGAATCTGCGTGGTCTCGCCGACCGCCTCGGCGTGGTGCTCTCCTCCGCCAGCCGGCTCAGCGATCGGCTGGTCGCGGCCGGGTTGCTGGACCGTCGTCAGTCCGACGCGGACCGGCGTGAGGTGCTGGTGCGCCTGTCGCCGTCCGGCCGCCGTTTCCTGGCCGAGATGCGGGCCCGGCGACGGGAGCGGCTGGCCAGGGTGCTGGCCCGGATGACGCCCGACGACCGCGCGGCGTTGCGCCGCGGCCTCGAGGCGTTCCGTGAGGCCGCTGACTAGAGCGGCCCGGTGTTCGCGCACGAATCATCCCCTCCCGCGCAGAAAGATACTTGCTGGACGGCAACTATTCAACGCCGGGCGGCGTGGCGTGGCTTTTGTGCAACAACCCTCGGGTAAAAGGTGCATATCGGGCGGAGTAACGGGGGTTCTCCAATGGTGACAGTCGGTGGGCGGCGGCTGCTGCTCAAAGCGGCCGCGGGCGGCCTGGTCGGGGCCGCGTTGCCGGCCGGGACCGCGAGCGCGGCCGTACCGTGGGTGCAGGCGGCGCGGTTCCTCGACGCGATGACGGACGCGTACGACACGGACGGCCCACGACTGCCACAGTCCTACTCCGACCAGGTCGGACTGCTGAGCACGGCGTTCACGTACGACGCGGCGCTCACGATCATCGCGTACCTCGCGCTCGGCGACCTGAAACGTGCGGTCTCGATCGGCGACGGGCTGCTGCACGCGCGCACCCACGACCCGGAGTGGGGGACCGGCCCGCTGCGCCAGGCGTACGCGGTCGCACCCTACCGGCGCGGCGACCGCGCCTGGGCGCACACGTTCGCCGCGCCGGACGGCACGGTCGACGCGGGCGGCCCGTTCCGGTTCACCGCCGTGTTCACCGGCGACCAGGCCTGGGCCGGGCTCGCGCTGCTTGCCCTGCACCGGCGCACCCGCGACCGGCGCTACCTCGACGGCGCGACCGCGCTGGCCGCCTGGGTACGCGACGAGGCCCGCTCGCCCGGCCGGCTCGGTGGGTACACGCTGGGCCGGAACCGGCAGGGCGCGCCGATCACCGCACAGTCCACCGTGCACAACGCGGACCTCTACACGCTCTTCTCCCGGCTCGGCTGGAAGGCGGAGCAGGACCGGGCCCGGCGCTTCGTCGAGCGGGCGTGGATCGTCGGCGCCGAGGAGTGCTGCTTCTCGGCCGGCTCGCCGGACGGCGGCACGCTCGACGACGGCGCCCGGACGCTGGAGGCGCAGACGCACCCGTGGCTGGCGCTGCGCGACGAGCGGCACCGCGGCGCGCTGACCTTCGTGGACCGCCGGCTGCGCGTCACCGACACGCCGGACGCGCCGAACAGCGAGCTGACCGGCCGGCAGCGCTACCGCGGGATCACGGCCAGCACGCTGAGCCCGGCGTCCGACCCGGGCCGGCCGATCGAGGAGGGCCTGCCGCGGCCGGACCCGCAGGCGGTCTGGTTCGAGGGCACCGCGCAGTACGCGGTGGCGCTGCGCGCGGCCGGTGAGCCCCGGGACGCGCTGCGCGAACGCGACCCGGTCACCGACGCGCAGGCCGAGCTGGGCGCCGGGCAGACCGTCGGCGGCCGGCCGCTGCCGGAGAAGGCCGGCGTGGTGGCCGCGTCCAGCCCGCTGCACGTGGGCTTCGCGGACTCCGGCTACTACCCGAGCCGGCACCTGGCCGCGACCGCCTGGTACGTCCTGTCGATCAAGGGAGTGAACCCGCTTTCCTGAGCCGCCCCTCAGTCGTTGAGGCCTT
This genomic interval carries:
- a CDS encoding STAS domain-containing protein, whose amino-acid sequence is MTDLMLRRSDRPDGGLTVHVDGEIDGATAPALQRALLDAVATTPTHLLIDGAAVSFCDSRGLAALIAAWRAAGAAGVPLTLHPSPRLRRVMSLAGIDTLIDLA
- a CDS encoding PP2C family protein-serine/threonine phosphatase, with translation MHDRLIGAQRTLMSAPAHQIVEHLSEYLTEQYAVAALELFQVDYRLSELVPLDGGPAVTHPGAPAWRAFDHLAEVVDGAALWLPVAVRGDRLGVVRITPAPDDPRLRAELAEIADLLGHSLAAAREGTDRYAVAARTKRLTLAAEMQWGLLPGRGRTGPAFALAGQLEPAYAVRGDTFDWSDDLDRLQVVVINGHGEGVAAATLTCLAMNALRNARRAGLDVADQATLADQAIYSYHRGAQHIDALLLDLDLRTGVVTAVDAGSPRLLRLRGGEISPVALEAQDPLGMFDGTMYATQTFTLEPGDRLFVVSDGIVDATARGTRYGENLLDRFLARSGALSPLAAVRSVIGDLRAFIGGETVDDAVAVCLDWTPPGPGDDRRQT
- a CDS encoding MarR family transcriptional regulator encodes the protein MASDRDPDVAAAVDAAADGLLTAFDDDLPQPLSASQLRAVLALESLPGGVNLRGLADRLGVVLSSASRLSDRLVAAGLLDRRQSDADRREVLVRLSPSGRRFLAEMRARRRERLARVLARMTPDDRAALRRGLEAFREAAD